Proteins encoded by one window of Vitis vinifera cultivar Pinot Noir 40024 chromosome 10, ASM3070453v1:
- the LOC100253821 gene encoding membrane protein PM19L has product MAALKSAASLLLVLNFCMYGVVLGIGGWAMNRAIDHGFIIGPDFYLPAHFSPIYFPMGDAATGFFVLFALIAGVVGAASAIVGLNHVRSWHLDSMPAAVSAATIAWSLTLLAMGFAWKEISLGFRNAKLRTMEAFIIILSATQLMYIISIHGSTARRNP; this is encoded by the exons ATGGCAGCCCTGAAATCTGCAGCATCCCTGCTTTTAGTCCTTAATTTCTGCATGTACGGCGTAGTCTTAGGCATAGGAGGGTGGGCTATGAACAGAGCAATTGACCATGGTTTCATCATTG GGCCGGACTTCTACCTTCCAGCACATTTCTCACCTATATACTTCCCTATGGGAGACGCGGCCACCGGATTCTTTGTGTTGTTTGCTTTGATCGCTGGAGTAGTTGGTGCTGCTTCAGCCATAGTTGGCCTCAACCATGTTCGCTCGTGGCATCTTGACAGCATGCCTGCTGCTGTTTCTGCTGCTACCATTGCTTGGTCACTCACTCTGCTTGCCATGGG CTTTGCTTGGAAAGAGATCAGTCTCGGCTTCAGGAACGCCAAACTG AGAACAATGGAGGCATTTATAATCATCCTTTCGGCCACTCAACTGATGTACATAATATCCATTCATGGCAGCACAGCCAGGAGAAACCCTTGA
- the LOC104880499 gene encoding uncharacterized protein LOC104880499 produces the protein MAVYRFVIKNDLTEGSPINEVGDGALSFMAEMNKIEHLYTEAFGGYGAAQVKELKKSVEDTEMILVGDWSGGHEDKRRIDRIFGTWETLYRVKERLRNIRSIIERQNLRRRRSKRLKMVTKMAMYGGGVAAAAAVILVCNFARKKKA, from the exons ATGGCGGTTTATCGGTTTGTGATAAAG AATGATTTAACAGAGGGATCGCCCATTAATGAAGTAGGAGATGGTGCCCTGTCTTTCATGGCAGAGATGAATAAAATTGAACATCTTTATACGGAAGCGTTCGGAGGCTATGGGGCAGCACAGGTGAAGGAACTGAAGAAGTCGGTGGAAGATACAGAGATGATATTAGTAGGTGATTGGAGTGGTGGACACGAAGACAAGAGACGTATCGATCGCATATTTGGTACGTGGGAGACATTGTATCGTGTAAAGGAGCGACTTCGTAATATAAGATCGATTATTGAGCGTCAAAATTTGAGGAGGAGGCGATCTAAGCGCTTGAAGATGGTGACGAAGATGGCGATGTATGGCGGTGGTGTTGCAGCAGCAGCTGCTGTTATCCTTGTCTGCAATTTTGCGAGGAAGAAGAAAGCATGA